A genome region from Bradyrhizobium commune includes the following:
- a CDS encoding DEAD/DEAH box helicase has product MERAPLLTSFQDFGLAEPIARALAEENYVTPTPIQAQTIPLALTGRDVVGIAQTGTGKTASFALPILHRLLEHRIKPQPKTARVLVLSPTRELSGQILDSFNAYGRHIRLSSTLAIGGVPMGRQVRALMQGVDVLVATPGRLLDLVQSNGLKLGSVEFLVLDEADRMLDMGFINDIRKIVAKLPIKRQTLFFSATMPKDIAELADSMLRDPARVAVTPVASTAERINQRIIQVDFSAKPAFLTKLLKDEQVNRALVFTRTKHGADKVVKTLERAGIAASAIHGNKSQNHRERTLALFRSGEIRTLVATDIAARGIDVDGISHVINFDLPNVPETYVHRIGRTARAGADGTAISLVAGGEELSYLRDIERLIKVALPREDLRTDAGRRDAGAPPQQQRQGRPGGRPGQRSQGARHGDGRRTDERHADGRHHSAGKQGDGRPSESRNGEARHADGRRVEGRPGNGPKASKGTPRRRSGGKMHSSSNDRQEQRSAHSAGASDGIQGVAFLRRESRPNGHPNRKPHSH; this is encoded by the coding sequence ATGGAAAGAGCCCCTCTTTTGACTTCCTTTCAGGACTTCGGCCTCGCCGAACCCATCGCGCGTGCCCTCGCCGAAGAGAACTACGTCACCCCCACCCCCATCCAGGCCCAGACCATCCCGCTGGCATTGACGGGCCGGGACGTCGTCGGCATCGCCCAGACCGGCACCGGCAAGACCGCGTCCTTCGCGCTGCCGATCCTGCACCGTCTGCTCGAGCACCGCATCAAGCCGCAGCCCAAGACAGCCCGCGTGCTCGTGCTCTCCCCCACCCGTGAGCTGTCCGGCCAGATCCTCGACAGCTTCAATGCCTATGGCCGCCACATCCGCCTATCTTCGACGCTCGCCATCGGCGGCGTGCCGATGGGCCGCCAGGTCCGCGCTCTGATGCAAGGTGTCGATGTGCTGGTGGCCACGCCCGGCCGCCTGCTCGACCTCGTGCAGAGCAATGGGCTGAAGCTTGGAAGCGTCGAATTCCTCGTCCTCGACGAGGCCGACCGCATGCTCGACATGGGCTTCATCAACGACATCCGCAAAATCGTCGCCAAGTTGCCGATCAAGCGGCAAACGCTGTTCTTCTCGGCCACCATGCCGAAGGACATCGCCGAGCTCGCCGACTCGATGCTGCGCGACCCCGCGCGCGTCGCGGTGACCCCGGTCGCCTCGACCGCCGAGCGCATCAACCAGCGCATCATCCAGGTCGACTTCTCGGCCAAGCCCGCCTTCCTGACCAAGCTCTTGAAGGACGAGCAGGTCAACCGCGCGCTGGTCTTCACCCGCACCAAGCACGGCGCCGACAAGGTCGTGAAGACGCTCGAGCGGGCCGGCATCGCCGCCAGCGCCATCCACGGCAACAAGTCGCAGAACCATCGCGAGCGCACGCTCGCCCTGTTCCGCTCGGGTGAAATCCGCACGCTGGTCGCCACCGACATCGCCGCCCGCGGCATCGACGTCGACGGCATCAGCCACGTCATCAATTTCGACCTGCCGAACGTGCCAGAGACCTATGTCCACCGCATCGGCCGCACCGCGCGCGCCGGCGCCGACGGCACCGCGATCTCGCTGGTCGCAGGCGGCGAGGAGCTCAGCTATCTCCGCGACATCGAGCGGCTGATCAAGGTGGCGCTGCCGCGCGAGGATCTTCGCACCGATGCCGGCCGCCGCGATGCTGGCGCTCCCCCGCAGCAACAACGGCAGGGCCGGCCAGGCGGCCGCCCGGGCCAGCGTTCGCAAGGCGCGCGGCACGGTGACGGACGGCGTACCGATGAAAGGCATGCCGACGGACGCCATCACAGTGCCGGCAAGCAGGGCGACGGACGGCCCAGTGAAAGCCGGAATGGCGAGGCACGGCATGCTGACGGAAGGCGTGTCGAGGGAAGGCCCGGTAATGGTCCGAAAGCTTCGAAGGGGACTCCCCGTCGTCGCTCCGGTGGAAAGATGCATTCTTCGTCAAACGACCGTCAGGAACAGCGTTCCGCGCATAGCGCGGGGGCGTCTGATGGGATACAAGGCGTGGCCTTTTTGCGCCGTGAGAGTCGGCCGAACGGCCACCCGAACCGCAAACCCCATTCGCACTAG
- the urtA gene encoding urea ABC transporter substrate-binding protein, which translates to MLTKSTHDIAASFSRRGVLAATAGLMLGLASISGAKAADDTIKVGVLHSLSGTMAISETTLKDTILFLIDEQNKKGGVLGKKLEAVVVDPASNWPLFAEKARELITKDKVSVVFGCWTSVSRKSVLPVFKELNNILFYPVQYEGEESERNVFYTGAAPNQQAIPAVDYLMKEEKVKRWVLAGTDYVYPRTTNKILEAYLKSKGVAQDDIMINYTPFGHSDWQTIVADIKKFGSAGKKTAVVSTINGDANVPFYKELGNQGIKAKDIPVVAFSVGEEELAGIDTKPLVGHLAAWNYFESIKTPANEKFIKDWQAYTKNPKRTTNDPMEAHVIGFNMWVKAVEKVKSTDPDKVIDALPGIEAANLTGGTSKMLPNHHITKPVFIGEIKGNGQFDVVWKTPGLVAGDAWSKELDGSKDLIGDWVGKKCGNFNTKTNKCLGSGS; encoded by the coding sequence ATGCTTACCAAATCCACTCATGATATAGCGGCGTCATTTAGCCGCCGCGGCGTGCTCGCCGCGACCGCCGGACTGATGCTCGGTCTGGCTTCCATTTCCGGCGCGAAGGCCGCGGACGACACCATCAAGGTCGGCGTGCTTCATTCTCTCTCGGGCACCATGGCCATCAGCGAAACCACGCTGAAGGACACCATCCTCTTCCTGATCGACGAGCAGAACAAGAAGGGCGGCGTGCTCGGCAAGAAGCTCGAGGCCGTCGTCGTCGACCCCGCCTCGAACTGGCCGCTGTTCGCCGAAAAGGCGCGCGAGCTGATCACCAAGGACAAGGTCTCGGTCGTGTTCGGCTGCTGGACCTCGGTGTCGCGCAAGTCGGTGCTCCCGGTGTTCAAGGAGCTCAACAACATCCTGTTCTACCCCGTGCAGTACGAGGGTGAGGAGAGCGAGCGCAACGTGTTCTACACCGGTGCTGCTCCGAACCAGCAGGCGATCCCGGCCGTCGACTATCTGATGAAGGAAGAGAAGGTGAAGCGCTGGGTGCTCGCGGGCACCGACTACGTCTATCCGCGCACCACCAACAAGATCCTGGAAGCCTATCTGAAGTCGAAGGGTGTCGCCCAGGACGACATCATGATCAACTACACGCCGTTCGGTCACTCCGACTGGCAGACGATCGTAGCCGACATCAAGAAGTTCGGCTCGGCCGGCAAGAAGACCGCGGTGGTCTCGACCATCAACGGCGACGCCAACGTCCCCTTCTACAAGGAGCTCGGCAACCAGGGCATCAAGGCCAAGGACATCCCGGTGGTCGCGTTCTCGGTGGGTGAGGAAGAACTCGCCGGCATCGACACCAAGCCGCTGGTCGGCCATCTCGCCGCCTGGAACTACTTCGAGTCGATCAAGACGCCCGCCAACGAGAAGTTCATCAAGGACTGGCAGGCCTACACCAAGAACCCGAAGCGTACGACCAATGACCCGATGGAAGCGCATGTGATCGGCTTCAACATGTGGGTCAAGGCCGTCGAGAAGGTGAAGTCGACCGATCCGGACAAGGTGATCGACGCGCTTCCCGGCATCGAAGCCGCGAACCTGACCGGTGGCACCTCGAAGATGCTGCCGAACCACCACATCACCAAGCCGGTGTTCATCGGCGAGATCAAGGGCAACGGCCAGTTCGACGTGGTCTGGAAGACCCCGGGTCTCGTCGCTGGCGATGCCTGGTCGAAGGAGCTCGATGGCTCCAAGGACCTGATCGGCGACTGGGTCGGCAAGAAGTGCGGCAACTTCAACACCAAGACCAACAAGTGCCTCGGTTCGGGCTCCTGA
- the urtB gene encoding urea ABC transporter permease subunit UrtB, which translates to MPANLSARLCSLLLSLVLIAFALPAFAGPFEDAVAKFANDDYSDTEEAIGVVASSGNKLAFPIISALQDGRLMADPDSKKVYVTGTDGKSIDAATGEAVASVPDSASAVRLNNRLRRSVDAALGGLTLQSPDLGTRLQAAQSVFKSHEETALEAVDGALAKETNKSVKTALSEARAAILLFKSDATEVEKLEAVATIKARGDQEAMALLTGMGDQPASVTKAAASAIGSIQSSLAVWSSVQNAWYGLSLGSVLLLAAIGLAITFGVMGVINMAHGEMVMIGAYTTFVVQEVIRTRYPALFDYSLLIAVPLAFLVAGAIGVLIERSIIRFLYGRPLETLLATWGLSLVLQQAVRTMFGPTNREVGNPSWMSGAFELGQITITYNRLWILVFTLAVFAILLAMLRFTALGLEMRAVTQNRRMAASMGIATSRVDALTFGLGSGIAGIAGVALSQIDNVSPNLGQSYIIDSFMVVVFGGVGNLWGTLVGAFTLGIANKFLEPVAGAVLGKIAILVLIILFIQKRPRGLFALKGRAVEA; encoded by the coding sequence GTGCCAGCCAATTTGTCCGCCCGTCTCTGTTCGCTCCTGCTCTCATTGGTCCTGATCGCGTTCGCGTTGCCGGCCTTTGCCGGTCCGTTCGAGGATGCGGTCGCCAAATTCGCCAATGATGATTATTCCGATACGGAAGAGGCGATCGGCGTGGTCGCGAGCAGCGGCAACAAGCTTGCTTTTCCCATCATCAGCGCGCTCCAGGACGGCCGCCTCATGGCCGATCCGGACAGCAAGAAGGTTTACGTCACCGGCACCGACGGCAAGTCGATCGACGCTGCAACCGGCGAGGCAGTCGCCAGCGTTCCCGACAGCGCCAGCGCAGTTCGCCTCAACAATCGCCTGCGCCGCAGCGTCGACGCTGCGCTCGGCGGCCTGACGCTTCAGTCGCCGGATCTCGGAACGCGGCTCCAGGCCGCGCAATCCGTGTTCAAATCGCACGAGGAGACCGCGCTCGAGGCCGTCGACGGCGCGCTCGCCAAGGAAACCAACAAGTCGGTCAAGACGGCGCTCAGCGAAGCCCGCGCGGCGATCCTGCTGTTCAAGTCTGACGCGACCGAAGTCGAGAAGCTCGAGGCGGTCGCCACCATCAAGGCGCGCGGCGACCAGGAGGCAATGGCGCTGCTCACCGGCATGGGCGACCAGCCGGCCTCGGTGACCAAGGCCGCCGCCAGCGCCATCGGTTCGATCCAGAGCTCGCTCGCGGTGTGGTCCAGCGTGCAGAACGCCTGGTACGGGCTCTCGCTCGGCTCGGTGCTGCTGCTCGCCGCGATCGGGCTCGCCATCACCTTCGGCGTGATGGGCGTCATCAACATGGCCCACGGCGAGATGGTGATGATCGGCGCCTACACCACCTTCGTGGTGCAGGAGGTGATCCGCACCCGCTATCCCGCTCTGTTCGACTATTCGCTGCTGATCGCCGTGCCGCTCGCCTTCCTGGTCGCCGGCGCGATCGGCGTGCTGATCGAGCGCAGCATCATCCGCTTCCTCTACGGCAGGCCGCTGGAAACGCTGCTTGCGACCTGGGGCCTGTCGCTGGTGCTCCAGCAGGCCGTGCGCACCATGTTCGGTCCGACCAATCGCGAGGTCGGCAACCCCTCGTGGATGAGCGGCGCGTTCGAGCTCGGCCAGATTACCATTACCTATAACCGGCTCTGGATCCTTGTCTTCACGCTTGCGGTGTTCGCGATCCTGCTCGCCATGCTGCGCTTTACCGCGCTTGGCCTCGAGATGCGCGCGGTGACGCAGAATCGCCGCATGGCAGCGTCCATGGGCATCGCTACCTCGCGCGTCGACGCGCTGACCTTTGGTCTCGGCTCCGGCATTGCCGGCATCGCCGGCGTGGCGCTGTCGCAGATCGACAATGTCAGCCCCAATCTCGGCCAGAGCTACATCATCGACAGCTTCATGGTCGTGGTGTTCGGCGGGGTCGGCAATCTCTGGGGCACGCTGGTCGGCGCCTTTACGCTCGGTATCGCCAACAAGTTCCTGGAGCCGGTCGCCGGCGCCGTGCTCGGCAAGATCGCCATCCTGGTCCTGATCATCCTGTTCATTCAAAAGCGGCCGCGCGGACTGTTCGCGCTCAAGGGCCGTGCGGTGGAAGCATGA
- the urtC gene encoding urea ABC transporter permease subunit UrtC, with protein sequence MTPHMLTRSLDRGAMIFLAVVAACGILIPLSNLLLPAGSFLQVPTYLVALWGKYVCYAILALSIDLIWGYCGILSLGHGAFFALGGYAMGMYLMRQIGTRGVYGNPILPDFMVFLNYPKLPWYWHGFDMFWFAALMVLFVPGLLAFCFGWLAFRSRVTGVYLSIITQAMTYALLLAFFRNDFGFGGNNGLTDFKDILGFNVQADGTRAALFMLSCLGLIISFLICRAVVSSKLGKVLIAIRDAESRSRFLGYRVESYKLFVFTLSACMAGVAGALYVPQVGIINPSEFAPGNSIEAVIWVAVGGRGTLVGAALGAVVVNYAKTLFTSGALAPYWLFMLGAMFILVTLLLPKGIVGTFSAWREQSKEKRPAETTASAAAEDGVTEPKMAE encoded by the coding sequence ATGACCCCTCACATGCTGACGCGATCGCTGGACCGCGGCGCGATGATTTTCCTCGCCGTCGTCGCGGCCTGCGGCATTCTGATCCCGCTCTCCAACCTGCTGCTGCCGGCGGGCTCGTTCCTGCAAGTGCCGACCTATCTCGTCGCGCTCTGGGGCAAGTATGTCTGCTACGCCATCCTCGCGCTCTCGATCGACCTGATCTGGGGCTATTGCGGCATCCTCTCGCTCGGCCATGGCGCCTTCTTCGCGCTCGGTGGCTACGCCATGGGCATGTACCTGATGCGGCAGATCGGCACCCGCGGCGTCTATGGCAACCCGATCCTGCCGGACTTCATGGTGTTCCTGAACTATCCGAAACTGCCGTGGTACTGGCACGGCTTCGACATGTTCTGGTTCGCGGCGCTGATGGTGCTGTTCGTGCCTGGGCTACTCGCCTTCTGCTTCGGCTGGCTCGCCTTCCGCTCCCGCGTCACCGGCGTGTATTTGTCGATCATCACCCAGGCGATGACCTATGCGCTGCTGCTCGCCTTCTTCCGTAACGATTTCGGCTTCGGCGGCAATAACGGCCTGACCGATTTCAAGGACATCTTGGGCTTCAACGTGCAGGCTGACGGCACCCGCGCGGCGCTGTTCATGCTGAGCTGCCTCGGCCTGATCATCAGCTTCCTGATCTGTCGCGCGGTCGTGTCCTCCAAGCTCGGCAAGGTGCTGATCGCGATCCGCGATGCGGAATCGCGCAGCCGGTTCCTCGGTTACCGCGTCGAATCCTACAAATTGTTCGTCTTCACGCTCTCGGCCTGCATGGCCGGCGTCGCCGGCGCGCTCTATGTGCCGCAGGTCGGCATCATCAACCCGAGCGAATTCGCGCCGGGCAATTCGATCGAGGCGGTGATCTGGGTCGCGGTGGGTGGCCGCGGCACTTTGGTCGGCGCGGCCCTCGGTGCCGTCGTCGTCAACTACGCCAAGACGCTTTTCACCTCCGGCGCGCTCGCGCCCTATTGGCTGTTCATGCTGGGCGCGATGTTCATCCTGGTGACGCTGCTGTTGCCCAAGGGCATCGTCGGCACCTTCAGTGCCTGGCGGGAACAGTCGAAGGAGAAACGCCCAGCCGAGACCACCGCGAGTGCTGCGGCCGAAGACGGCGTCACCGAACCGAAAATGGCGGAGTAA